One window of Corynebacterium sp. P3-F1 genomic DNA carries:
- a CDS encoding glycoside hydrolase family 25 protein, producing the protein MTRSLRPAALIASAAIAFSGIMAAGTVGADSRADWVNGVDVSHHQDTGGDAIAWNSVRDDNNRFAIIKATEGADYTDDAYAKFAQGALDSGLTVGAYHYARPANDPVAQATNFANVLKTGPATTLPPVLDLEVDEGLSPQELRDWTRTFLTELEKQTGRRPMVYTYRYFWLEQMGDTDEFSDYPLWLAAYQNKAPAPVGGWDTVDIWQRSESGRVAGINTPVDLNLFNGNQGQWASFVAGDHNAPGGLLEQFQDNEIESGIADSLAVLEKNNSALAAAILGLASGVLAPQQVEAAAQTFGFDAGDAHNIADTARIQIENGTLPIDDLNNMMLGDNYSVGDLLILLDNANKAGGGAGAGSSQ; encoded by the coding sequence ATGACTCGTTCTTTGCGCCCCGCAGCCCTCATCGCATCCGCGGCCATTGCATTCTCCGGCATCATGGCAGCTGGCACCGTAGGCGCCGACAGCCGTGCCGACTGGGTCAACGGCGTCGACGTCTCCCACCACCAAGACACCGGCGGTGACGCCATCGCCTGGAATTCGGTGCGTGACGACAACAACCGCTTCGCCATCATCAAGGCCACGGAAGGCGCGGACTACACCGATGACGCCTACGCGAAATTCGCGCAGGGAGCTCTCGATTCGGGCCTGACCGTCGGCGCCTACCACTACGCGCGCCCCGCGAACGACCCGGTGGCGCAGGCGACCAACTTCGCTAACGTGCTCAAGACCGGCCCGGCAACCACACTGCCGCCCGTGCTCGACCTCGAGGTGGACGAAGGCCTGAGCCCGCAGGAGCTGCGGGACTGGACGCGCACATTCCTCACCGAGCTGGAGAAGCAGACCGGCCGCCGCCCGATGGTGTACACCTACCGCTACTTCTGGCTCGAGCAGATGGGCGACACCGACGAGTTCTCCGACTACCCGCTGTGGCTCGCCGCTTACCAGAACAAGGCTCCGGCCCCCGTCGGCGGATGGGACACGGTGGATATCTGGCAGCGGTCTGAATCGGGGCGCGTGGCCGGCATCAACACACCCGTGGACCTGAACCTCTTCAACGGCAACCAGGGCCAGTGGGCGAGCTTCGTCGCCGGCGATCACAACGCACCCGGCGGCTTGCTCGAACAGTTCCAGGACAACGAGATTGAAAGCGGCATCGCCGACTCGCTCGCTGTCTTGGAGAAGAACAACAGCGCGCTGGCCGCCGCGATCCTGGGTCTCGCATCCGGCGTTCTGGCACCGCAGCAGGTGGAAGCTGCCGCGCAGACATTCGGCTTCGATGCCGGCGACGCGCACAATATCGCAGACACCGCACGCATCCAGATCGAAAACGGCACGCTGCCTATCGACGACCTCAACAACATGATGCTCGGCGACAACTACTCCGTCGGCGACCTGCTCATTCTGCTCGACAATGCGAATAAAGCCGGCGGCGGTGCAGGCGCCGGTTCCAGCCAGTAA
- a CDS encoding spermidine synthase: MANESEIHEIDTGIAEIIHEPDGSMLLMVNGVPSSHIVPGDPGRLDFEYMRWIAAAVEETRAWEKPRLTHLGGAGCSLPRYFAHVWPHSRNTVVEWDMELAHLARGKFDIPRKPTVKVRVGDAREVTDSFVDASRDVIIRDVFESATTPRSLTTLPFYHSCLRSLSSDGLYVANCGSRGDLQEAREELAGMAEVFPHIAAIADPPMLKGRRYGNIILLGSAAEIHETPELTRRLFGGGVPAHFKGDAWAREMAASAAPRHDDSTD; the protein is encoded by the coding sequence ATGGCCAATGAGAGCGAAATTCATGAGATCGACACCGGGATCGCCGAGATTATTCACGAACCCGACGGGTCGATGCTCCTCATGGTGAACGGGGTGCCCAGCTCGCATATCGTGCCGGGTGACCCGGGGCGGCTCGACTTCGAGTACATGCGCTGGATCGCGGCGGCGGTTGAGGAGACCCGCGCGTGGGAGAAGCCGCGGCTGACGCACCTCGGCGGCGCGGGGTGTTCGCTGCCGCGCTATTTCGCGCACGTGTGGCCGCATTCACGCAACACGGTCGTCGAATGGGACATGGAGTTGGCGCATCTTGCCCGCGGGAAATTCGACATTCCGCGCAAGCCGACGGTGAAGGTCCGCGTGGGTGACGCGCGCGAGGTCACCGACAGCTTCGTCGACGCGTCGCGCGACGTGATCATCCGCGACGTCTTCGAATCAGCGACAACACCGCGCAGCTTGACGACTCTCCCCTTCTACCACTCCTGCCTCCGCTCCCTCTCGTCGGACGGCCTCTACGTCGCCAACTGCGGTTCCCGGGGCGATCTGCAGGAAGCGCGCGAGGAGCTCGCGGGCATGGCCGAGGTCTTCCCTCACATCGCCGCCATCGCCGACCCGCCGATGCTCAAGGGCCGACGCTACGGCAACATCATCCTCCTCGGGTCTGCCGCCGAAATCCACGAAACCCCCGAGCTAACCAGACGGTTGTTCGGGGGCGGGGTGCCCGCGCACTTCAAGGGGGACGCGTGGGCCCGGGAGATGGCGGCCTCAGCCGCGCCGAGGCACGATGACTCGACTGATTAG
- the mnmA gene encoding tRNA 2-thiouridine(34) synthase MnmA: MRVLAAMSGGVDSSVAAARLVRAGHDVVGVHLALSKDAQQTRESARGCCSLEDSADARRVCDKLGIPFYVWDFSDRFKEEVIDDFVDSYARGETPNPCLRCNEKIKFAALLERAVTLGFDAIATGHYALIDDAGNLRRSTDANKDQSYVLGVMTRDELDRCIFPVGDTEKPQIREEAAECGFSTASKPDSYDICFIPDGNTQAFLGASIGMRPGMIVDQDGAELKEHDGAFQYTIGQRKGLNIRVPAADGKPRYVTDIDAATGTVTVGPRAALDVTTIHADRLKVLHPAMTEAGSVEGFEANVQIRAHGGVVACRAYVDSEAGNGGTMRLELSEPLSGVARGQAAVLYLPDPDGQGDIVLGSGTICGTESASTESASTESAGSGAA; encoded by the coding sequence GTGCGAGTTCTGGCAGCAATGAGTGGCGGCGTCGATTCCTCTGTGGCGGCGGCGCGGCTTGTGCGTGCCGGCCACGACGTCGTTGGCGTCCACCTCGCCCTGAGCAAAGACGCGCAGCAGACCCGCGAATCCGCGCGCGGCTGCTGCTCGCTGGAGGATTCCGCCGACGCGCGCCGCGTGTGCGACAAGCTGGGCATTCCGTTCTACGTGTGGGATTTCTCGGACCGCTTCAAAGAAGAAGTCATCGACGATTTCGTGGACAGCTACGCGCGCGGGGAGACCCCGAACCCGTGCCTGCGCTGCAACGAGAAGATCAAGTTCGCGGCGCTGCTCGAGCGCGCGGTCACGCTCGGTTTCGACGCCATCGCGACAGGGCATTACGCGCTTATCGACGATGCCGGCAACCTCCGCCGCTCCACCGACGCAAATAAGGACCAGTCGTATGTCCTCGGTGTGATGACCCGCGACGAGCTGGACCGCTGCATTTTCCCGGTCGGCGACACCGAGAAGCCCCAGATCCGGGAGGAGGCCGCCGAATGCGGTTTCTCCACCGCATCGAAGCCGGACTCCTACGACATCTGCTTTATTCCGGACGGCAATACCCAGGCGTTCCTGGGGGCATCGATCGGGATGCGCCCCGGCATGATCGTCGACCAGGACGGCGCTGAGCTCAAGGAGCACGACGGTGCGTTCCAGTACACGATCGGGCAGCGCAAGGGACTGAATATCCGCGTGCCGGCCGCCGACGGCAAGCCCCGGTACGTCACGGACATCGATGCCGCCACGGGCACAGTGACCGTCGGCCCCCGCGCAGCACTGGACGTGACGACGATTCACGCCGATCGCCTCAAAGTCCTGCACCCAGCCATGACTGAGGCCGGAAGCGTCGAGGGCTTCGAGGCGAATGTGCAGATCCGCGCCCACGGCGGTGTCGTGGCGTGTCGCGCGTATGTCGACTCCGAGGCCGGCAACGGCGGCACGATGCGGCTGGAGCTTTCCGAGCCACTGTCCGGTGTCGCGCGCGGCCAAGCCGCCGTGCTCTACCTGCCGGACCCGGACGGGCAGGGCGATATCGTGCTCGGCTCGGGCACCATCTGCGGCACCGAGTCTGCCAGCACCGAGTCTGCCAGCACTGAGTCGGCTGGTTCGGGGGCGGCGTGA